In Rhododendron vialii isolate Sample 1 chromosome 9a, ASM3025357v1, the following are encoded in one genomic region:
- the LOC131300186 gene encoding uncharacterized protein LOC131300186 — protein sequence MGSSKEGKPTRVVRGVKTLFFLFTMLISLLVFSAPVIVAIADALLPSALLSAGSLSPNPPPSYVTVLRNYDFRFSLIDIPLISLIRSAVILCVYSFCDGPSLSRGPYLGITTLFSVASLVFVSFKASFVFGPPSIDRGVHRGAMEVALFACSLVLGVGHVVVAYRTSCRERRKLLIYKIDIEAVSASKNGFPRYYRILHHQQRVK from the exons ATGGGTTCCTCAAAAGAAGGAAAACCCACAAGAGTGGTGAGAGGGGTGAAGactctcttcttcttgttcacCATGTTGATCTCTCTCCTGGTGTTCTCGGCTCCGGTGATCGTCGCGATCGCCGACGCTCTCCTCCCCTCCGCCCTCCTCTCCGCCGGCTCTCTCTCCCCCAATCCGCCGCCCTCTTACGTGACTGTCTTGAGGAATTACGATTTTCGATTCTCTCTCATCGATATACCTCTCATTTCCCTCATCAGATCAGCCGTCATACTAT GTGTGTATAGTTTCTGCGATGGACCAAGTCTTTCAAGGGGACCGTATCTGGGCATCACGACTCTGTTTTCTGTGGCTTCGTTGGTTTTCGTGTCGTTCAAGGCTTCATTTGTGTTTGGACCTCCGAGTATCGATCGAGGAGTGCACCGCGGAGCTATGGAGGTGGCTTTGTTCGCCTGCTCGTTGGTTTTGGGCGTAGGCCACGTTGTTGTCGCATACAGAACTAGTtgcagagagagaaggaagcTCCTCATTTACAAAATCGATATTGAAGCT GTTTCGGCTTCCAAAAACGGATTCCCGAGGTATTACAGGATTCTCCATCATCAACAAAGAGTGAAGTAA
- the LOC131300192 gene encoding uncharacterized protein LOC131300192, giving the protein MAEKLAPEKRHDFFHGGQKVFEWDQTLEEVNIYITLPPNVPTKLFHCKIQPKHVEVGIKGNPPYLNHDLSSSVKTDCSFWTIEDDIMHITLQKRDKGQTWASPILGQGQLDPYATDLEQKRLMLQRFQEENPGFDFSQAQFSGNCPDPRTFMGGIRSD; this is encoded by the exons ATGGCGGAGAAATTGGCACCCGAGAAACGTCACGACTTCTTCCACGGCG GTCAGAAGGTTTTCGAGTGGGATCAAACCCTCGAGGAGGTCAACATCTACATCACTCTACCTCCTAACGTCCCCACGAAGCTCTTCCACTGCAAGATTCAGCCTAAACACGTCGAAGTTGGCATCAAAGGCAATCCTCCTTACCTCAAC CATGATCTCAGCAGCTCCGTTAAAACAGATTGTTCGTTTTGGACTATAG AGGATGATATCATGCACATAACATTACAGAAGAGGGACAAAGGCCAGACGTGGGCCTCGCCTATACTGGGTCAGGGCCAGCTCGATCCTTATGCTACAGATCTTGAGCAGAAGCGCCTTATGCTTCAGAGATTTCAAGAGGAG AACCCAGGATTTGACTTCTCACAAGCCCAGTTCAGTGGAAACTGCCCTGATCCAAGGACATTCATGGGCGGGATCAGATCTGATTGA